The Candidatus Methylomirabilota bacterium genomic interval TGCGCTCGATGGCGACCTACGTCGAGGCCGGGGACCTCCGCCTCCTGCTCGATCCCGGCGTGACGCTGAGCCCACGCCGATACGGCCTCGCGCCGGCGCCGGAGGAGGAAGAGGCCTTCAAGCGCGCGCGCGATCGGATCGAGGGCTACGCGCGCCGGGCGACCCTGATCACGGTGAGCCACTACCACGCCGACCACTGCCGGCCCGAGGCCGAGGTGTACGCCGGCCGGCGGATCTGGGCGCTCGACCCGTGGCGGGTGGCCGACGCGCACCAGGCGGCGCGGGGCCGGGCCTTCTGGCAATCGCTCCGGGGACAGTGCGTCCTGGAGGCGGCGGAGTGCCGCGTCGCCGAGTTCGGCGGGGCCCTGGTGCGGGTCTCGCCACCGCTTCCCCACGGGCGTGAAGGCACCGGCTTCGGCTTCGTGGTCGCCGTGACGGTGGACGACGGCACGCGCTTCGTCCACGCCGCCGACCTGCAGGGCCCGGCCTCCGCCGTGGCCACGGCCTACATCCTGCGCGAGCGCCCCGACCTGCTGTACCTGTCGGGTCCGCCGACGTACCTGGCGGCGCAGGTCGGCGAGGACACGGTGCGGCTCGGGCTCGAGAACCTGCTGCGCATCGTGAACGAGACCGGCTGTCGCGTGATCGTGGACCATCACGCGTTGCGCGACCGCCATTACCGCGAGCGACTCGGCCCGGCCTTCGAGACGGGGCGGGTCGTCACCGCCGCCGACTACCTCGGTCACCGGGCGGAGTGCCTGGAAGCCTACCGGCCCGAGGTATGGGCGCGTTACCGCCGAAAGGAGGGGAGTTCATGGCAGACCAGCCAACGCTGAGCGTCGGCGACCCCGCCCCGGACATCACGCTGCAGGGGATCGGGGGGAAGGAGTGGAGTCTCGCCGACCAGAAGGGGAAGAAGAACGTCGTCCTCCTCTTCTACGTCCTGGACTGGACACCTGGCTGAACGAAGGAGATGCCGGCCTTCGAAGCCCGCCTGCGGGACTTCGAGGCCGCCGATACCCAGGTCGTGGGTATCTCGACCGACTCGATCTATAGCCACGATGCGTGGGCCAAGTCGCTGGGCGGGATCTCGTACCCGCTCCTGGCGGACATCCACCGCGACGTGGTCAAGAAGTACGGGATCCACTGGCCCGAGCTGAATGCCTGCTACCGGGCGAGCTTCGTCATCGACAAGCAAGGGACTCTCCGGTTCGTGGAGCGCTACGGCAAGGGCGAGCTCCCGGACCCGGAAAAGGTCCTGGCCGAGGTCAAGAAGCTCCGCTAGGGCATTTCGGGGGGGTCTCGGAAGACCCCCCCGATGCCCCCCCGTCGTGGCGGCGGCGAAGCCGCCGCTCGGAGCACGCCTCGATGCACCACTCGCTCGCTGGTCGGCGCCAGGTCGGATTACGCCGACACACCGCCCGTGGATAACCTCGGCGCCCACATGTCGATCGCCGGGGGTCTCCCGAACGCGCTGGCGCGCGGGCGGGAGGTCGGGTGCGGCGTCATCCAGCTCTTTCTCAAGAACCAGGTCCAGTGGGCGGGTCGGCCGCTCCTCGGGGACGAGGTGGCGGAGTTCAAGCGGCAGCGGCAGGCCACCGGGATCGGCACGGTCTTCGCCCATGCGACCTACCTCATCAACCTCGCCACGCCGGACGAGACGGAGTGGCGCCGCGCGGTGAGCGCCTTCCACGACGAGCTGGAGCGCGCGGAGCGCCTGGGCCTCCCGTTCGTGGTGATCCATCCGGGCTCCCACAAGGGCGCCGGCCGCCAGCCGGGGCTCCGTCGGATCGCGCGGGCGATCGACGACCTCCACGCCCGC includes:
- a CDS encoding MBL fold metallo-hydrolase encodes the protein MRVMPLAADSLGVRSMATYVEAGDLRLLLDPGVTLSPRRYGLAPAPEEEEAFKRARDRIEGYARRATLITVSHYHADHCRPEAEVYAGRRIWALDPWRVADAHQAARGRAFWQSLRGQCVLEAAECRVAEFGGALVRVSPPLPHGREGTGFGFVVAVTVDDGTRFVHAADLQGPASAVATAYILRERPDLLYLSGPPTYLAAQVGEDTVRLGLENLLRIVNETGCRVIVDHHALRDRHYRERLGPAFETGRVVTAADYLGHRAECLEAYRPEVWARYRRKEGSSWQTSQR
- a CDS encoding peroxiredoxin, with the protein product MADQPTLSVGDPAPDITLQGIGGKEWSLADQKGKKNVVLLFYVLDWTPGUTKEMPAFEARLRDFEAADTQVVGISTDSIYSHDAWAKSLGGISYPLLADIHRDVVKKYGIHWPELNACYRASFVIDKQGTLRFVERYGKGELPDPEKVLAEVKKLR